In Oceanococcus sp. HetDA_MAG_MS8, the following are encoded in one genomic region:
- a CDS encoding acetyl-CoA carboxylase biotin carboxyl carrier protein yields the protein MDIRKIKKLIEVVEDSDVAELEISTNDETIRIARFSANAPAQWSAAPAAPTPAAAPAPAEPATAAPAPSHNGTEVKAPMVGTFYRSPAPGAKPFVEVGQTVAAGQTLCIIEAMKMLNQIESPCSGTVREVLVDNEQPVEYDQPLIVIE from the coding sequence ATGGATATCCGCAAAATCAAAAAACTGATTGAGGTTGTAGAAGACTCTGACGTCGCAGAGTTGGAAATCTCGACCAATGACGAGACGATTCGCATTGCGCGCTTCTCAGCCAATGCCCCGGCTCAGTGGAGTGCAGCGCCGGCCGCTCCTACCCCAGCCGCCGCACCAGCGCCCGCAGAGCCAGCAACGGCTGCACCGGCTCCCAGCCACAATGGCACGGAGGTCAAAGCACCCATGGTCGGTACCTTTTACCGCTCGCCCGCGCCGGGCGCCAAACCCTTTGTGGAAGTTGGACAAACCGTGGCCGCCGGGCAGACCCTGTGCATCATCGAAGCCATGAAGATGCTGAACCAAATCGAATCGCCCTGCTCTGGAACGGTGCGCGAGGTGCTGGTGGATAACGAGCAGCCTGTGGAGTACGACCAACCGCTAATCGTTATCGAATAA
- a CDS encoding MATE family efflux transporter has product MPRHSSSALPAAQFTTAVTPSSHVPMLSVLRRLWRLALPLVLAQACFLGMNAVDTLFAGRFAASTLAGVGLGSSAIIAGYCLLMGICLGVAPAVGRALGAQVDAAHLGAWTLGALQLGLVLWTLLFGLFQVLAGPLASWIAPEPQAAAEMQAYLRWSTWGFPALGAFFVLRNVLEAHGHSGPTLMWGAFALGLNVILDAVLVSGWGPVPALGAAGVGMATSAVHWVLGLGMWWSLRRHPATRQLRLRSAPAVRQGRKEMWQLGLPIGLALLAESGLFALGGLLIAVYGTKVAAAHQIANTLSALAFMLQVGVGQAMCVLISQAWGAGDAARLQLAARAGVGSGLLLAVVVASVYALAGDLLVAGFSLDAEVRRWGSAFMLWAALFHIFDALQALHAAGLRGLHQTAAVMRRTLLAYMGLAVPGMLLGVMVWRLPPTVIWWAFSAGLALAAVLLGLRFWAELRKQ; this is encoded by the coding sequence ATGCCTCGTCACTCTAGCAGTGCGCTCCCTGCAGCGCAGTTCACCACAGCCGTGACGCCGTCATCCCATGTGCCGATGCTCAGCGTTCTGAGGCGGTTGTGGCGTTTGGCGTTGCCCTTGGTGCTAGCTCAAGCGTGTTTTCTCGGTATGAATGCCGTCGACACGCTGTTTGCCGGCCGCTTCGCTGCAAGCACCTTGGCCGGAGTGGGTCTGGGGAGCTCGGCCATTATTGCCGGCTACTGCTTATTGATGGGGATTTGTTTAGGAGTTGCACCGGCGGTCGGTCGGGCTTTGGGGGCGCAGGTCGATGCGGCGCATCTAGGAGCATGGACACTGGGTGCCCTGCAATTGGGCTTGGTATTGTGGACCCTACTGTTTGGGCTCTTTCAAGTTCTCGCCGGCCCACTGGCATCTTGGATTGCTCCCGAGCCCCAAGCCGCGGCCGAGATGCAGGCTTACTTGCGCTGGAGTACCTGGGGTTTCCCTGCGCTCGGTGCTTTTTTCGTATTGCGCAATGTCTTGGAGGCTCACGGTCACTCCGGGCCAACCTTGATGTGGGGGGCGTTCGCCCTAGGCCTGAACGTCATCCTCGATGCCGTCTTGGTCTCCGGTTGGGGGCCGGTGCCCGCGCTTGGCGCCGCTGGGGTAGGAATGGCGACCAGCGCTGTCCACTGGGTCTTAGGTTTGGGGATGTGGTGGTCTTTGCGACGGCATCCTGCCACCCGTCAACTGCGTCTACGCTCCGCGCCTGCGGTGCGCCAGGGGCGTAAAGAGATGTGGCAGTTAGGGCTGCCCATCGGCTTAGCCCTGTTGGCTGAAAGTGGACTCTTTGCTCTAGGGGGCTTGTTGATCGCGGTGTATGGCACAAAGGTCGCGGCCGCTCACCAAATTGCGAACACCCTGTCAGCCCTGGCCTTCATGCTTCAGGTTGGTGTCGGACAGGCCATGTGCGTATTGATCAGCCAGGCTTGGGGCGCCGGTGACGCAGCGCGCTTGCAGCTAGCGGCGCGGGCCGGGGTTGGCTCAGGTTTGCTCTTGGCGGTGGTGGTGGCAAGTGTTTATGCCCTGGCTGGAGATCTGCTGGTTGCGGGCTTCAGCTTGGATGCTGAGGTCCGTCGCTGGGGCTCAGCCTTCATGCTCTGGGCTGCCCTGTTTCACATTTTTGATGCCTTACAGGCTCTGCATGCGGCGGGGCTACGCGGCTTACACCAGACCGCTGCCGTCATGCGGCGTACCTTGCTCGCCTACATGGGGCTTGCCGTGCCAGGCATGCTGCTTGGAGTGATGGTGTGGCGCCTGCCACCCACGGTGATTTGGTGGGCGTTTAGTGCCGGCTTGGCCCTGGCGGCCGTATTGCTGGGTCTGCGTTTCTGGGCAGAACTGCGCAAACAGTGA
- the purH gene encoding bifunctional phosphoribosylaminoimidazolecarboxamide formyltransferase/IMP cyclohydrolase codes for MITAHPDSGDLHGRRPIQTALISVSDKTGIEEFARSLSARGVTLISSGGTAKQLRAAGLEVREVAEHTGSPEILGGRVKTLHPRIHGGILARRGVDEQTLAEEDITPIDLVVVNLYPFAATVAGDADYATAVENIDIGGPAMLRAAAKNHRDVTVLVDPSDAAELLREIDAGGPDFALRQRLALKAFAHTAAYDAAIVDWMGRCDDNTPQARTLGPYIGGQWRLHTALRYGENPHQAAGFYADARPVAGTLAGAELLQGKALSYNNIADADAAWTCVNEFQGPACVIVKHANPCGVALGADLGSAYERAYACDATSAFGGIIAVNDEVDAALAQSILERQFLEVLIAPAFSAQALEVLASKPNVRALATGGPLARSSRLDLRSVSGGMLVQESDTLCLQDKDVRSVTAQPIEAEQLTDLRFAWSVVKMVKSNAIVFVKDGRTLAIGAGQMSRLDSVRIAVRKAEGAGLSLDGSIMASDAFFPFPDAMLAGVEAGAKTIIQPGGSMRDEAVIAAADAAGVAMALTGRRHFRH; via the coding sequence ATGATTACCGCGCACCCGGACAGTGGCGACCTGCATGGTCGGCGTCCTATTCAAACCGCCCTTATTTCGGTTTCTGACAAAACGGGCATTGAAGAATTCGCCCGCTCCTTAAGCGCGCGTGGGGTCACCCTCATCAGCTCCGGTGGTACCGCGAAACAATTGCGCGCCGCCGGACTGGAAGTCCGCGAAGTTGCGGAACACACTGGATCTCCAGAGATTTTGGGTGGGCGGGTCAAAACTCTGCACCCACGCATTCACGGCGGCATCTTGGCGCGCCGCGGGGTGGACGAGCAGACACTGGCCGAAGAAGACATCACGCCCATCGATCTCGTGGTCGTGAACTTGTATCCCTTCGCCGCCACCGTCGCTGGCGATGCGGACTATGCGACTGCGGTGGAAAATATCGACATCGGTGGCCCCGCCATGCTGCGCGCCGCCGCGAAGAATCACCGTGATGTCACCGTCCTGGTTGACCCCAGTGATGCCGCCGAGCTGCTGCGGGAGATTGACGCAGGCGGACCCGACTTCGCCCTACGTCAGCGCTTGGCGCTCAAGGCCTTTGCGCATACTGCAGCCTACGACGCCGCCATTGTGGACTGGATGGGCCGCTGCGATGACAACACACCGCAGGCACGTACCCTAGGGCCTTACATCGGCGGTCAATGGCGCTTACATACGGCCCTGCGCTACGGCGAGAACCCTCACCAGGCGGCCGGCTTTTACGCCGACGCACGCCCCGTTGCAGGGACTTTAGCGGGTGCTGAATTACTGCAAGGCAAAGCCTTGTCGTACAACAACATTGCCGATGCCGATGCCGCCTGGACCTGCGTGAACGAATTCCAGGGCCCAGCCTGTGTCATCGTCAAGCACGCCAACCCCTGCGGCGTTGCGCTGGGTGCTGACCTCGGTAGCGCCTATGAACGCGCCTATGCCTGCGACGCCACCTCTGCCTTCGGCGGCATTATCGCCGTGAATGACGAGGTGGATGCTGCGCTGGCGCAATCGATTCTCGAGCGTCAATTCTTGGAAGTGCTCATTGCTCCGGCTTTTAGCGCACAAGCGCTAGAAGTGCTCGCCTCGAAGCCGAATGTGCGTGCCCTCGCGACTGGGGGACCCTTGGCACGTAGCTCACGCTTAGACCTACGCAGTGTCAGCGGAGGAATGTTAGTCCAGGAGTCTGACACTCTTTGTCTGCAAGACAAAGACGTGCGCAGCGTGACCGCCCAGCCCATCGAAGCCGAACAGCTCACCGACCTTCGCTTTGCGTGGTCTGTGGTCAAAATGGTCAAGAGCAATGCCATCGTGTTCGTCAAAGACGGGCGCACACTGGCGATTGGTGCGGGGCAGATGAGTCGCCTGGACAGCGTGCGCATTGCCGTGCGCAAAGCCGAGGGTGCTGGTTTATCTCTGGATGGCAGCATCATGGCCTCCGATGCCTTTTTCCCCTTCCCCGACGCGATGCTTGCGGGCGTAGAGGCTGGCGCCAAAACGATTATCCAGCCCGGAGGCTCTATGCGTGACGAAGCCGTCATCGCTGCCGCCGATGCCGCCGGAGTCGCCATGGCCTTGACCGGGCGTCGGCACTTCCGACACTAA
- a CDS encoding divalent-cation tolerance protein CutA — protein sequence METTQATSEAWVVWITAPPQQAEALARGIVEQSLAACVQQLPIQSTYRWQGRVCAEAEVLLLCKTMRRCYPQLEQYVLAHHPYETPQILATPLSAGLPSYLEWLQEQTKAP from the coding sequence ATGGAAACAACACAGGCAACCTCTGAGGCGTGGGTGGTATGGATCACTGCGCCCCCGCAACAGGCGGAGGCCCTAGCCCGCGGCATTGTGGAGCAAAGTTTGGCTGCCTGCGTGCAACAGCTCCCTATTCAGTCCACTTATCGCTGGCAGGGTCGCGTTTGCGCCGAGGCCGAGGTGCTATTGCTGTGCAAAACCATGCGCCGTTGCTATCCCCAACTTGAGCAGTACGTACTCGCTCATCACCCCTACGAAACCCCGCAAATTCTCGCCACTCCTCTCAGTGCAGGCTTGCCCAGCTATTTGGAATGGCTGCAGGAACAGACTAAAGCCCCATGA
- a CDS encoding GreA/GreB family elongation factor: protein MNPGTLLTPPGWDRLRQEHQQCWERRHLVVDALSAAAAEGDRSENAEYIYRKKELRELDRRLRYLGRLIDTAQVIRQAPADCSKVRFAAHVHIQSDRGEDRRFQLVSDYEANPAKGLVNWRAPLARALIGKQVDDEVEVSLDTEQGMRVWTILAVDYSDPEHGS, encoded by the coding sequence ATGAATCCCGGTACCCTGCTGACGCCACCGGGCTGGGATCGTCTACGCCAGGAGCATCAACAATGCTGGGAGCGGCGCCATCTGGTGGTAGACGCCCTATCGGCGGCCGCCGCTGAGGGGGACCGTTCGGAAAACGCGGAGTACATCTACCGCAAAAAAGAATTGCGCGAACTCGACCGGCGCCTTCGTTACCTCGGGCGACTCATCGATACCGCGCAGGTGATTCGACAAGCTCCAGCGGACTGCTCCAAGGTGCGGTTTGCGGCCCATGTGCATATCCAAAGTGACCGCGGTGAGGATCGGCGCTTTCAACTGGTGAGCGACTATGAGGCCAACCCAGCCAAGGGCTTAGTGAATTGGCGAGCCCCATTGGCGCGGGCACTGATCGGCAAACAGGTTGACGATGAAGTGGAAGTGAGCTTGGATACGGAGCAGGGCATGCGGGTATGGACCATCCTGGCGGTGGACTATTCTGACCCAGAGCATGGCTCCTGA
- the prmA gene encoding 50S ribosomal protein L11 methyltransferase, with protein sequence MSDWHELHLRTAQPEALSEILEACGALAVTFSDAEDNPVLEPAPGQTPLWQHTRVTGLFPGDVDREQVETSLRLGGEAYILSLQWGDLAEQVWERAWLDHFQPIDFGQWLRVAPHGAEVPNDQRRTLRLDPGLAFGTGTHPSTALCLEWIGQHNLEGRTVLDYGCGSGILAIASAMAGATEVIACDIDPQADTSTRNNAQANHQNITVVSCAQAAQRRYDLVIANILAGILVELAPTLQGCLNPQGQLLLAGLLNDQAALVEDAFPELQFARYVQGQWCALLGTLKDCD encoded by the coding sequence GTGAGTGATTGGCACGAGCTGCACCTGCGCACCGCGCAACCGGAAGCGTTAAGCGAAATTCTCGAGGCCTGCGGGGCCTTGGCGGTCACCTTCAGCGACGCTGAGGACAATCCCGTACTGGAACCGGCACCGGGACAAACTCCACTGTGGCAGCACACGCGTGTGACCGGTTTGTTCCCTGGCGACGTCGATCGTGAGCAGGTTGAGACTTCGCTTCGCCTCGGCGGCGAGGCCTATATTCTCAGCCTGCAATGGGGTGATCTGGCCGAGCAAGTGTGGGAGCGCGCGTGGCTGGACCATTTTCAGCCCATCGATTTTGGGCAATGGCTACGTGTAGCGCCTCATGGCGCGGAGGTTCCCAATGATCAGCGGCGCACGCTGCGCCTGGACCCAGGGCTCGCTTTTGGAACGGGAACCCACCCCAGCACGGCGCTATGCCTGGAATGGATAGGCCAGCACAATTTAGAGGGTCGCACCGTTCTGGATTACGGCTGTGGCTCTGGAATTCTTGCCATCGCCAGCGCTATGGCTGGTGCCACGGAGGTCATCGCCTGCGATATTGACCCGCAGGCCGACACCTCGACCCGCAACAATGCCCAAGCCAATCACCAAAACATTACGGTGGTCAGCTGCGCACAGGCCGCCCAGCGCCGCTACGACTTGGTTATTGCCAACATTCTGGCCGGCATCCTGGTAGAGCTGGCCCCCACCCTTCAGGGCTGTCTCAACCCCCAAGGCCAGCTGCTCTTGGCGGGGCTGCTCAACGACCAAGCAGCCCTGGTGGAAGACGCATTTCCGGAATTGCAGTTTGCGCGATATGTCCAAGGGCAATGGTGTGCACTCCTGGGCACACTAAAGGATTGCGACTAG
- a CDS encoding dicarboxylate/amino acid:cation symporter gives MASGHRLTLFILCGLVLGTLLGEGLYRWYDGNVSAAWITPLSLLGNTIFMGALKMVLLPLIVSSVIVGVCSIGDPRHLGRLGGRALLYYFGTMFIAVVTGLVIVTTLQPGDPQGTGTGLGLAVIESGESSYAQTNETQRTRIEETGQGGLGRVAQNLLSQLVPANPLGAAANFQLLPVIAFSIFLGLALVTTGDRAKPLVAVFESLLAASMRLVDWILALAPLGVLALVAWTVARIGLGSLFGPLSWYVLAVLLGLAVHGLVTLPLLLRGFSGASPWQFARGMRPALLTAFGTDSSSATLPVTIECAQTAGASKRSSRFVLPLGATINMDGTALYEAVAVVFLFQAYGISLGPEQLIIVAITATLAAVGAAGIPSAGLVTMVIVVEAVNASLGPSVAALPMAAVGIILGIDRLLDMCRTVVNVWGDAVGARILSRYAPDDSAADHSSS, from the coding sequence ATGGCGTCTGGACACCGCCTGACTCTATTCATTCTATGCGGATTGGTACTGGGCACTTTGCTAGGCGAAGGCCTCTACCGGTGGTACGACGGCAATGTATCCGCCGCCTGGATCACACCACTTTCTCTGCTCGGAAACACCATCTTTATGGGAGCCCTGAAGATGGTGCTCCTCCCGCTGATCGTCTCCAGCGTTATCGTTGGGGTGTGCAGCATTGGTGATCCCCGGCACCTGGGCCGCCTCGGAGGGCGCGCTTTACTCTACTACTTCGGCACCATGTTCATCGCTGTGGTCACCGGCTTGGTCATCGTCACGACGCTACAACCAGGCGACCCGCAGGGTACGGGAACCGGCTTAGGTTTGGCTGTGATTGAGAGCGGCGAAAGTAGTTATGCACAAACCAACGAAACCCAGCGTACGCGAATTGAGGAAACCGGCCAGGGTGGGCTGGGACGGGTGGCGCAAAACCTGCTGTCGCAGCTCGTCCCCGCCAATCCCCTTGGCGCAGCCGCAAACTTTCAGCTGCTCCCTGTCATAGCGTTTTCCATATTCCTCGGCCTCGCTCTGGTTACCACCGGCGACAGGGCCAAGCCACTCGTAGCAGTGTTTGAGTCCTTGCTCGCTGCCAGTATGCGCTTGGTGGATTGGATTCTCGCTCTGGCCCCATTGGGTGTGCTGGCTCTGGTGGCCTGGACGGTGGCACGCATCGGACTGGGCTCTTTGTTTGGCCCACTCAGCTGGTATGTGCTCGCTGTACTGCTTGGTCTGGCCGTCCACGGCCTGGTCACCCTCCCGCTGCTACTGCGCGGCTTCAGCGGAGCCTCTCCCTGGCAATTCGCTCGCGGCATGCGCCCCGCGCTGCTCACCGCCTTTGGCACCGACTCAAGCTCTGCCACCTTACCCGTGACCATCGAATGCGCCCAGACAGCCGGGGCCTCCAAGCGCTCCAGCCGCTTTGTATTGCCGCTCGGGGCCACCATCAATATGGACGGTACAGCGCTCTATGAGGCAGTCGCCGTGGTGTTCTTATTCCAAGCCTACGGCATCTCTTTAGGCCCTGAGCAACTTATCATCGTCGCCATTACCGCCACACTGGCCGCTGTGGGCGCCGCCGGCATCCCCTCCGCCGGCCTGGTCACCATGGTGATTGTTGTGGAGGCCGTGAACGCAAGCTTAGGCCCCTCAGTCGCTGCCCTGCCTATGGCTGCGGTAGGCATCATCTTAGGCATAGATCGCTTGCTGGATATGTGCCGCACTGTGGTCAACGTCTGGGGTGACGCGGTTGGCGCCCGCATACTCAGCCGCTACGCACCGGACGACTCTGCAGCAGACCACTCGTCTTCCTAG
- a CDS encoding Fis family transcriptional regulator produces MSESASPPLNQPLGEYVEACVQDYLRTLNGAQPAPLYETLMEEFERPLLRAVLAHCEGNNTKASAILGINRATLRKKLQKYNLSA; encoded by the coding sequence ATGTCTGAGTCGGCCTCTCCGCCGCTGAACCAACCTCTTGGTGAGTACGTTGAAGCCTGCGTGCAGGATTACTTGCGCACGCTCAACGGCGCCCAACCGGCCCCTTTGTACGAAACGCTGATGGAAGAGTTCGAGCGCCCCCTCCTGCGCGCTGTCTTAGCCCATTGCGAAGGGAATAACACCAAAGCCTCCGCCATTTTGGGGATCAACCGCGCCACGCTGCGTAAGAAGCTGCAGAAATACAATCTCTCTGCATAA
- the aroQ gene encoding type II 3-dehydroquinate dehydratase — MSRILLLNGPNLNRLGQREPDIYGHLTLGDIEDQLVAAAQDLGHELECLQSNSEAELIEAIHAAADDAVEFILFNPAAFTHTSVALRDALLAVAIPFIEVHLSNVHARESFRHRSYMSDIAQGVICGLGPQGYQFALAAAHTHLSQNA, encoded by the coding sequence ATGTCACGCATACTGCTGCTCAATGGCCCCAATCTCAATCGATTAGGTCAGCGTGAGCCCGATATCTACGGCCACCTCACCCTCGGCGATATCGAGGATCAACTGGTGGCCGCCGCCCAAGACTTGGGTCATGAGCTGGAATGCTTGCAGTCCAACTCCGAGGCCGAGCTAATCGAGGCCATACACGCAGCGGCTGATGATGCGGTGGAGTTCATCCTCTTCAATCCGGCCGCCTTTACCCATACCAGCGTGGCCCTACGCGACGCATTACTGGCCGTGGCGATCCCCTTCATTGAAGTGCATTTGTCGAATGTGCATGCCAGGGAGAGTTTCCGCCACAGGTCTTATATGTCTGATATTGCCCAAGGCGTCATCTGCGGCTTGGGCCCACAGGGCTACCAGTTCGCACTGGCCGCCGCGCATACCCATTTAAGCCAGAACGCTTGA
- the accC gene encoding acetyl-CoA carboxylase biotin carboxylase subunit produces the protein MERINKVLIANRGEIALRIQRACREMGIRTVAVFSTADRDQKHVLLADEAVCIGPAQAPRSYLNMPAIIAAAEVTGADAIHPGFGFLSENADFAESVTKSGFIFIGPRAETIALMGDKTAAKAAMIAAGVPCVPGSDGALGEDPEEWDEVAAGIGYPVLVKAAAGGGGRGMHVVHRPEQLREAVSLAQQEAANAFGNPAVFLEKYLTKPRHIEFQVLCDTHGHAIHLGERDCSLQRRHQKVLEESPAPGITEEQRQRIGALCVKACKDIDYVGAGTFEFLYEEGQFYFIEMNTRIQVEHPVTETVTGVDLVRAQIEIADGQTLAYQQDDIRWQGHAIECRLNAEDSLSFAPSPGEITKFHAPGGPGVRIDSHIYAGYRVPPHYDSMIGKLIVSGDSREIAMARTRGALEELILEGVKNNRELHLRILADPAFVEGGVSIHHLEARMEEWRESE, from the coding sequence ATGGAGCGTATTAACAAAGTCCTGATTGCCAACCGGGGCGAGATTGCGCTGCGTATTCAGCGCGCCTGCCGCGAGATGGGCATTCGCACCGTCGCCGTCTTCTCCACGGCGGACCGCGACCAAAAACATGTACTACTCGCTGACGAGGCAGTGTGTATTGGCCCGGCGCAGGCGCCACGTAGCTACCTCAACATGCCGGCCATTATTGCGGCGGCCGAGGTCACCGGTGCAGACGCTATCCACCCCGGCTTCGGATTCTTATCGGAGAACGCAGATTTCGCCGAGTCGGTGACTAAAAGTGGCTTCATTTTCATCGGCCCCCGCGCTGAGACCATCGCGTTGATGGGCGACAAGACTGCGGCCAAAGCCGCCATGATTGCCGCTGGAGTGCCCTGCGTCCCTGGTTCCGATGGCGCTCTGGGAGAAGACCCCGAGGAATGGGACGAGGTGGCAGCTGGCATCGGCTATCCAGTACTCGTGAAGGCTGCAGCTGGGGGCGGCGGCCGCGGAATGCATGTGGTGCATCGGCCTGAGCAGCTGCGCGAAGCTGTGAGCCTCGCTCAGCAAGAGGCCGCTAATGCTTTTGGTAACCCAGCCGTGTTCCTGGAAAAATATCTTACGAAACCACGGCACATCGAATTCCAGGTCTTATGTGACACCCATGGCCACGCCATTCATTTGGGGGAGCGCGATTGTTCGCTGCAAAGGCGTCACCAAAAAGTGCTGGAAGAGTCGCCGGCTCCCGGCATTACCGAGGAGCAGCGCCAGCGCATCGGAGCCCTTTGCGTCAAGGCCTGCAAGGACATTGACTATGTGGGCGCAGGGACCTTCGAGTTCTTGTACGAGGAGGGCCAGTTTTACTTCATTGAGATGAATACCCGTATCCAGGTTGAGCACCCCGTGACCGAAACCGTGACGGGAGTGGACTTGGTACGCGCCCAGATTGAAATTGCCGATGGCCAAACTCTGGCCTACCAACAGGACGACATCCGTTGGCAGGGGCATGCAATTGAATGTCGGCTGAACGCCGAGGACTCTTTGAGCTTTGCCCCCTCACCTGGTGAAATCACCAAGTTTCATGCACCTGGCGGCCCCGGCGTACGAATTGACTCGCATATTTACGCCGGCTACAGGGTCCCGCCGCACTACGACTCCATGATTGGCAAATTAATCGTCAGTGGTGACAGCCGCGAGATTGCCATGGCGCGCACCCGCGGCGCCCTGGAGGAACTCATCCTGGAGGGGGTCAAAAACAACCGTGAACTCCACCTACGTATTTTGGCCGATCCGGCCTTCGTTGAAGGGGGGGTGTCGATCCACCATCTAGAAGCGCGGATGGAGGAGTGGCGCGAGAGTGAGTGA
- a CDS encoding GAF domain-containing protein, with amino-acid sequence MTAFVLNPDQNLLVEQARALCQGESDPVANAANLASLCGHVWPDVSWVGFYWRYGAELRLGPFWGKPACTRIALGQGVCGTVAESGASLLVPNVHAFPGHIACDAATNSELVVPLLRDGQVWGVLDVDSTTPERFTAAEKQLAEELAAVYVASLPQAVFFGPDVSAD; translated from the coding sequence ATGACCGCTTTTGTGCTCAACCCCGACCAAAACTTGTTGGTGGAGCAAGCGCGCGCCCTTTGCCAAGGAGAAAGCGATCCGGTGGCAAATGCGGCCAACTTGGCATCGCTCTGCGGCCATGTGTGGCCGGATGTGAGTTGGGTCGGATTCTACTGGCGCTATGGTGCCGAGCTGCGTTTAGGCCCCTTTTGGGGCAAGCCAGCCTGCACTCGCATTGCCCTTGGCCAGGGCGTCTGCGGGACGGTGGCCGAGTCGGGAGCCTCGCTGCTGGTTCCAAACGTGCACGCTTTCCCCGGTCATATTGCTTGTGATGCTGCGACCAATTCTGAGTTGGTCGTGCCCCTGCTGCGCGATGGCCAAGTATGGGGCGTGTTGGACGTCGACAGCACCACCCCGGAGCGGTTTACTGCCGCTGAGAAGCAGTTGGCGGAGGAACTCGCTGCGGTATACGTGGCCAGTTTGCCTCAGGCTGTGTTCTTTGGGCCCGATGTGAGCGCGGACTAG
- a CDS encoding TlpA family protein disulfide reductase — MNQLRIASFVLVAVVALVLGLLAAREHEPMQQTASGAQRPDWELVDAQGQLRRAAEFDGQWVMVNFWATWCPPCLEEIPLLIQTQDRYADQDLQILGPAMDRLEPAQAYATKVGMNYPVLFGERGVSDWMTNLGDTQGALPWTVLINPEGKIVRSHAGALTPAILADWLAPLDG, encoded by the coding sequence ATGAATCAGCTTCGTATTGCTAGTTTTGTATTGGTTGCCGTGGTGGCCTTGGTGCTTGGTTTGCTCGCAGCTCGTGAGCATGAGCCCATGCAACAAACGGCCTCTGGGGCCCAGCGACCGGATTGGGAACTGGTGGATGCTCAAGGACAGCTGCGCCGCGCCGCGGAGTTTGATGGCCAATGGGTGATGGTGAATTTTTGGGCGACTTGGTGCCCACCCTGCTTAGAAGAGATTCCTTTGCTCATTCAAACCCAAGATCGCTACGCCGACCAGGATCTACAGATCTTGGGCCCCGCCATGGATCGCCTAGAGCCAGCACAAGCCTATGCCACTAAAGTTGGCATGAATTACCCGGTTCTATTTGGCGAGCGTGGAGTCAGCGATTGGATGACCAACTTGGGAGACACCCAAGGCGCCCTACCCTGGACGGTGTTGATTAACCCCGAAGGGAAAATTGTGCGCAGCCATGCCGGCGCCCTCACTCCAGCCATTCTTGCAGACTGGCTTGCCCCATTGGATGGCTAA
- a CDS encoding NAD(P)-dependent oxidoreductase encodes MSLQNKVLFITGASRGIGLAIAKRAARDGARVVIAAKTAEPHPKLEGTIYTAAEEVREAGGEALPLICDIRSEEQVLAAVAKAVETFGGIDICVNNASAINLGGSETLDMKRYDLMHQINARGSFLVARSCVPHLRQAENPHVLNLSPPLDWDLQWFDKHPAYSVAKYNMSIYAWAMAAEFRRDGIAFNCLWPRTTIATAAVRNLLGGEQMAAASRKPEIMGDAAWHILTQSARSTTGQFFIDDLVLKEAGVTDFEQYAVTPGAQLVPDFFVPQSTPPL; translated from the coding sequence ATGAGTCTGCAAAACAAAGTGTTGTTTATAACTGGCGCCTCAAGGGGAATTGGCTTGGCCATTGCCAAGCGCGCAGCGCGCGACGGCGCCAGAGTGGTGATTGCCGCGAAAACGGCCGAGCCCCACCCCAAGTTAGAGGGCACCATCTATACCGCGGCGGAGGAGGTGCGGGAAGCGGGTGGTGAGGCGCTTCCATTGATCTGCGACATTCGCTCCGAGGAGCAGGTGTTGGCAGCCGTCGCCAAAGCGGTGGAGACCTTCGGCGGCATAGACATTTGTGTCAACAATGCTAGCGCCATCAATTTGGGGGGCTCTGAAACCTTGGATATGAAGCGCTATGACCTCATGCACCAGATCAATGCGCGGGGAAGTTTTTTGGTGGCGCGTAGCTGCGTGCCCCACCTCAGACAGGCAGAGAACCCGCATGTTTTGAATTTGTCTCCACCCCTGGATTGGGACCTACAGTGGTTCGATAAACACCCCGCCTACAGTGTGGCTAAGTACAACATGAGCATTTATGCCTGGGCGATGGCGGCGGAGTTTCGCCGCGACGGTATTGCTTTCAATTGCCTGTGGCCGCGGACAACCATCGCCACGGCGGCTGTACGCAACCTCTTGGGGGGGGAGCAAATGGCGGCCGCGAGCCGTAAGCCGGAGATCATGGGGGATGCGGCCTGGCATATTCTCACCCAGTCGGCCCGCAGCACGACCGGGCAATTCTTCATTGATGACCTCGTCCTCAAAGAGGCAGGAGTGACCGACTTTGAGCAGTATGCGGTGACTCCCGGTGCTCAGTTGGTGCCCGATTTCTTCGTGCCTCAGTCAACACCGCCGCTGTAG